A single genomic interval of Chitinophagaceae bacterium harbors:
- a CDS encoding TIGR02757 family protein, with amino-acid sequence MNFEDVKNLLDSKTELYNNHAFIENDPIQIPHKFVAREDIEISGFFAAIFSWGNRKTIINKSNEFLKMMDNAPCDFIKNFSEIDLKPFLTFKHRTFNADDALFFLNYFQELYNTKGTLEQKFTKGISIENHYQMEQGLIDFYNDIISKSYFMKRNGKHISTPDKNSRCKRILMFLRWMVRKDNNEVDFGIWNQISSSALFCPLDVHVEFAARRLSLISRKQSDWKTVKELTANLVKYDKTDPVKYDFALFNLSKEEKFR; translated from the coding sequence ATGAATTTTGAAGATGTAAAGAATTTACTAGATTCTAAAACTGAATTATATAACAACCATGCATTTATTGAAAATGACCCTATACAGATCCCACATAAATTTGTAGCCAGGGAGGATATTGAAATATCAGGTTTTTTTGCCGCTATTTTTTCATGGGGCAATAGGAAAACCATCATAAATAAATCTAATGAATTTTTGAAAATGATGGATAATGCTCCTTGTGATTTCATAAAGAATTTTTCTGAAATTGATTTAAAACCTTTTCTGACTTTTAAACACAGAACATTCAATGCAGATGACGCATTATTTTTTTTAAATTATTTCCAGGAATTGTATAATACCAAAGGTACACTTGAGCAAAAGTTCACAAAAGGAATAAGCATTGAGAACCACTATCAAATGGAACAAGGATTAATTGATTTTTATAATGACATAATTTCTAAATCTTATTTCATGAAAAGAAATGGGAAACACATATCAACTCCGGATAAAAATAGTCGCTGTAAAAGAATTTTAATGTTTTTGCGTTGGATGGTTCGTAAAGACAATAACGAAGTTGACTTTGGAATTTGGAATCAAATATCTTCTTCAGCACTTTTTTGTCCTTTGGATGTACATGTAGAATTTGCAGCCAGACGATTATCTCTTATTAGTCGTAAACAAAGTGACTGGAAGACAGTGAAAGAACTCACAGCTAATCTTGTTAAATACGATAAAACAGATCCTGTAAAATATGATTTTGCTCTCTTTAATTTAAGTAAAGAAGAAAAATTTCGTTAA